Proteins co-encoded in one Ruegeria pomeroyi DSS-3 genomic window:
- a CDS encoding membrane protein — protein sequence MSRAVRIWGWFDAVILDLGRQMRWSFLPPLMVYFAAGAQGLTAVVGTFFVKEYLDVSAAFIAGLAFWAGLPWALKMPLGHLVDLIWRWKAWLIYLGAALIAASFAIMYGLATRADWMPAIMSVTAWYVLAVILAPCGYVVQDAVADAMSVEAVPRHDAQGAELPPEVQRAQHTTMQTLGRFALIGGASAVAALNIILFDGIEALSPAEKAAAYGRIYALALLIPCISISGVLLAAWQKRQAIARLIAQGMDRVRALATFDPEGEKVRLNHWYFTGGAIFVAMTLTVGLLDLPFSQEIVFAGSMAIVLTLMRQLVRNLDRAQARALIGTAIIVFVFRAVPLNGAGATWFDIDVLGFDQQFLSLLYLITTVLTLVGMVVLRPLIASKTIADIVILLTLASGVLSLPGIGLYYGVHHWTAAMTGGVVDARFIAVINTAVESPLGQVAMIPMLAWIARNAPANLKATFFAVMASFTNLALSASSLGTKYLNQLFQITREVRGADGTVTVPADYAQLGYLLMTVAAITVLAPLLTVWLVQQSRFKSRD from the coding sequence ATGAGCCGCGCGGTCCGGATCTGGGGCTGGTTCGACGCGGTCATCCTGGATCTGGGCCGGCAGATGCGCTGGTCGTTCCTGCCGCCGCTGATGGTCTATTTCGCCGCCGGCGCGCAGGGGCTGACGGCGGTGGTGGGCACGTTCTTCGTCAAGGAATACCTGGATGTCTCGGCGGCCTTCATCGCCGGGCTGGCGTTCTGGGCCGGGCTGCCCTGGGCGCTGAAGATGCCGCTGGGCCATCTGGTCGACCTGATCTGGCGCTGGAAGGCCTGGCTGATCTATCTGGGCGCGGCGCTGATCGCGGCCAGTTTCGCCATCATGTACGGGCTGGCCACCCGCGCAGACTGGATGCCCGCCATCATGTCGGTGACCGCCTGGTACGTATTGGCGGTGATCCTGGCCCCCTGCGGATACGTGGTGCAAGACGCGGTGGCCGATGCCATGTCGGTCGAGGCGGTGCCGCGCCACGACGCACAAGGCGCCGAGCTGCCACCCGAAGTGCAGCGCGCCCAGCACACCACCATGCAGACGCTGGGGCGCTTTGCCCTGATCGGCGGCGCCAGCGCCGTTGCCGCTCTGAACATCATTCTGTTCGACGGGATCGAGGCGCTGTCACCCGCCGAAAAGGCCGCCGCTTATGGCCGTATCTACGCGCTGGCCTTGCTTATTCCCTGTATCTCGATCTCGGGCGTTCTGCTGGCTGCCTGGCAGAAACGACAGGCCATCGCGCGGCTGATCGCACAAGGCATGGACCGGGTGCGCGCACTGGCCACATTCGACCCCGAGGGCGAGAAGGTGCGGCTGAACCACTGGTATTTCACCGGCGGCGCGATCTTTGTCGCGATGACGCTGACAGTCGGGCTATTGGACTTGCCGTTTTCGCAAGAGATCGTGTTCGCCGGGTCGATGGCCATCGTGCTGACCCTGATGCGGCAACTGGTGCGTAATCTGGATCGCGCCCAGGCGCGGGCGCTGATCGGCACCGCCATCATCGTCTTCGTGTTCCGCGCGGTGCCGCTGAACGGCGCCGGGGCCACCTGGTTCGATATCGACGTGCTGGGGTTTGACCAGCAGTTCCTGTCGCTCCTCTATCTCATCACCACGGTGCTGACGCTGGTGGGGATGGTGGTGCTGCGGCCGCTGATCGCCTCGAAGACCATCGCCGATATCGTGATCCTGCTGACGCTCGCCTCTGGCGTGCTGTCGCTGCCGGGGATCGGGCTGTACTATGGCGTCCATCACTGGACCGCGGCGATGACCGGCGGGGTGGTCGATGCGCGCTTCATCGCGGTGATCAACACGGCGGTGGAATCGCCGCTGGGCCAGGTGGCGATGATCCCCATGCTGGCCTGGATCGCCCGCAATGCGCCCGCGAACCTCAAGGCGACCTTCTTTGCCGTCATGGCCTCGTTCACCAATCTGGCGCTGTCGGCCTCGAGCCTGGGCACCAAATATCTCAACCAGCTGTTCCAGATCACCCGCGAGGTCCGCGGCGCCGATGGCACGGTGACGGTTCCAGCCGATTACGCGCAGCTTGGGTATCTGCTGATGACGGTGGCCGCGATCACCGTGCTGGCGCCCCTGCTGACCGTCTGGCTGGTACAGCAGAGCCGGTTCAAGAGCCGAGACTAG
- a CDS encoding HlyC/CorC family transporter, which translates to MDPSAPALDSAFWITTGAILLLLILSGFFSGSETALTAASRGKLRSQADKGSKGAQKALAITDDNERLIGSVLLGNNLVNILAASLATALFTRAFGESGVALATLVMTLLVLIFAEVLPKTYAITNSEKAAAAVAPIIGVVVMVFSPVVALVRLLVRGVLRLFGVRIDPDSHIMAVREEIAGALYLGHSEGVVEKEDRDRILGALDLAERTVEEIMLHRSNIVMLDADAEPETILEHCLQSPHTRLPVYRGEPENIIGVVHAKDLFRAMYAQVGGSEGHTARLKDFDISRVANAPYFVPETTTLDDQMRAFLRMRSHFALVVDEYGSLRGLITLEDILEEIVGEITDEFDPAAEMPVTRSDDGQFLVDGAMTIRDVNRAMDWSLPDDEANTVAGLVIHEAQMIPTVGQVFAFHGFRFEVTGREGNRITGLKIRPL; encoded by the coding sequence ATGGACCCCTCAGCCCCCGCGCTCGACAGCGCCTTCTGGATCACAACCGGCGCGATCCTGCTCCTGCTCATTCTCTCCGGCTTCTTTTCGGGGTCCGAGACCGCGCTGACCGCCGCCTCGCGCGGCAAGCTGCGCAGCCAGGCCGACAAGGGATCGAAGGGTGCCCAGAAGGCGCTGGCCATCACCGATGACAACGAGCGGCTGATCGGCTCGGTCCTGCTGGGCAACAACCTGGTCAATATCCTTGCGGCCTCGCTGGCCACCGCCTTGTTCACCCGTGCCTTTGGTGAAAGCGGCGTGGCGCTGGCGACGCTGGTGATGACACTTCTGGTGCTGATCTTTGCCGAGGTGCTGCCCAAGACCTATGCCATCACCAATTCCGAAAAGGCCGCCGCCGCAGTGGCGCCGATCATCGGCGTGGTGGTCATGGTGTTTTCGCCAGTGGTGGCCTTGGTCCGGCTCTTGGTGCGCGGGGTGCTGCGGCTGTTTGGCGTGCGCATCGACCCCGACAGCCACATCATGGCGGTGCGCGAAGAGATCGCGGGCGCGCTCTATCTCGGCCATTCCGAAGGCGTGGTCGAAAAAGAGGACCGCGACCGCATCCTGGGCGCGCTTGACCTGGCCGAGCGCACGGTCGAGGAAATCATGCTGCATCGCTCGAACATCGTGATGCTGGACGCCGATGCCGAGCCCGAGACCATTCTGGAACACTGCCTGCAAAGCCCCCATACCCGCCTGCCCGTCTATCGCGGCGAGCCCGAGAACATCATCGGCGTGGTCCATGCCAAGGACCTGTTCCGCGCCATGTATGCGCAGGTCGGCGGCAGCGAGGGCCATACCGCGCGGCTCAAGGATTTCGACATCAGCCGGGTTGCGAACGCCCCCTATTTCGTGCCCGAGACCACCACGCTGGACGACCAGATGCGCGCCTTTCTGCGCATGCGCAGCCATTTCGCGCTGGTGGTGGACGAGTATGGCTCGCTGCGGGGGCTGATCACGCTCGAGGATATCCTGGAAGAGATCGTGGGCGAGATCACCGACGAATTCGACCCCGCCGCCGAGATGCCGGTGACCCGCAGCGACGATGGCCAGTTCCTGGTCGATGGCGCCATGACCATCCGCGACGTGAACCGGGCGATGGACTGGTCGCTGCCCGATGACGAGGCCAATACGGTCGCCGGGCTGGTCATTCACGAGGCACAGATGATCCCGACCGTGGGGCAGGTCTTTGCCTTTCACGGCTTCCGGTTCGAGGTGACGGGCCGCGAGGGCAACCGGATCACCGGGCTCAAGATCCGCCCGCTATGA
- a CDS encoding tyrosine recombinase, protein MPAAPTHPHQWISTFLDAQAAELGAANNTLLAYGRDLKDFTDWLERRGATLNGAERDTVEAYLVDCDAQGLARATRARRLSAIKQLYRFAFDEGWRADNPAIQIKGPGRLKSLPKTLEVIEVDRLLEAARQTGRTSADRLRNTCLMELLYATGMRVSELVSLPATAARGDPRMLLVRGKGGKERMVPLSPPARAALAAWLTVRDAAEEDGARRGIARSPHLFPSRGKSGHLTRHRFYLLIKELAVAGGVSPDTVTPHTLRHAFATHLLANGADLRTIQTLLGHADVSTTEIYTHVLDARLTELVLDHHPLARGDKPETE, encoded by the coding sequence ATGCCCGCCGCCCCCACCCATCCCCATCAATGGATCTCGACCTTTCTCGATGCGCAGGCGGCGGAACTGGGGGCTGCCAACAACACGCTGCTGGCCTATGGCCGCGACCTGAAGGATTTCACCGACTGGCTGGAGCGGCGCGGCGCCACGCTGAACGGGGCCGAGCGCGACACGGTCGAGGCCTATCTGGTCGATTGCGACGCGCAGGGGCTGGCACGCGCGACCCGGGCGCGGCGGCTGTCGGCGATCAAGCAGCTTTATCGCTTTGCCTTTGACGAGGGCTGGCGCGCCGACAATCCCGCCATCCAGATCAAGGGGCCCGGGCGGCTGAAATCGCTGCCCAAGACGCTTGAGGTGATCGAGGTCGACCGCCTGCTCGAGGCCGCCCGCCAGACCGGCCGCACCAGCGCCGACCGGCTGCGCAATACCTGCCTGATGGAACTGCTCTATGCCACCGGCATGCGGGTGAGCGAGCTGGTCTCGCTGCCGGCAACAGCGGCGCGGGGCGATCCGCGCATGCTGCTGGTGCGCGGCAAGGGCGGCAAGGAACGCATGGTTCCATTGTCCCCGCCCGCGCGCGCCGCGCTGGCGGCCTGGCTGACGGTGCGCGACGCCGCCGAAGAGGACGGCGCCCGGCGCGGCATCGCCCGCTCGCCGCATCTGTTCCCTTCGCGCGGGAAATCTGGCCATCTGACCCGGCACCGGTTCTATCTGCTGATCAAGGAACTGGCGGTTGCAGGCGGGGTCTCGCCCGACACGGTCACCCCCCATACTCTGCGCCACGCCTTTGCCACCCATCTGCTGGCCAATGGCGCCGATCTGCGCACCATCCAGACCCTGCTGGGCCATGCCGATGTCTCGACCACCGAGATATACACCCATGTTCTGGACGCGCGGCTGACCGAACTGGTGCTCGATCACCACCCGCTGGCCCGCGGTGACAAGCCCGAAACCGAGTGA
- a CDS encoding shikimate kinase — protein MSKIEHNSAKTIDGGAAALHKTVVMVGMMGAGKTAVGRALAQRLGVPFLDSDAEIESAANMSIPEIFERDGEAFFRDRESRVIARLLEGAPCVLSTGGGAFLAEANRRMISEHGVSVWLKADLTVLWNRVRHKDTRPLLRTADPRATLRALYEARVPLYSEADLCVISDGETSIEQMVDRVIAALATRKDVLELS, from the coding sequence ATGAGCAAAATTGAGCATAACTCGGCCAAAACAATAGATGGTGGCGCTGCCGCGCTGCACAAGACCGTCGTCATGGTTGGCATGATGGGGGCGGGTAAAACCGCCGTGGGCCGGGCCCTGGCACAGCGTCTGGGCGTGCCCTTTCTGGACAGCGACGCCGAGATCGAAAGCGCCGCAAACATGTCGATCCCCGAGATTTTCGAGCGTGATGGCGAGGCGTTCTTTCGCGACCGCGAAAGCCGGGTCATCGCCCGCCTGCTCGAGGGCGCGCCCTGTGTGCTCTCCACCGGCGGCGGCGCCTTTCTGGCCGAGGCGAATCGCCGGATGATTTCCGAACATGGCGTGTCGGTCTGGCTCAAGGCCGATCTGACGGTGCTGTGGAACCGGGTCCGGCACAAGGACACCCGCCCGCTGCTGCGCACCGCCGATCCGCGTGCGACCTTGCGCGCGCTTTATGAGGCGCGGGTGCCGCTTTATTCCGAGGCCGATCTCTGCGTGATTTCCGATGGCGAGACCTCGATCGAGCAGATGGTTGACCGGGTGATCGCGGCGCTGGCAACGCGCAAGGATGTATTGGAACTGAGCTGA
- the aroB gene encoding 3-dehydroquinate synthase yields MMKTVHVALGARSYDVEIGPGLIAEAGARIAPLLARKRVAVLTDETVAALHLEALREGLAAGGVTMEALALPPGESTKGWPQFERAADWLLDQKVERRDVVVAFGGGVIGDLAGFAAAVLRRGVRFVQIPTSLLAQVDSSVGGKTGINASHGKNLIGAFHQPSLVLADTAVLGTLTARDFLAGYGEVVKYGLLGDAAFFDWLEGQGPALAAGDMAARVEAVTRSVQMKADIVARDETEQGDRALLNLGHTFCHALEAATGYSDRLLHGEGVAIGCALAFELSARLGLCSQEDPSRVRAHLKAMGMKTDLTDIPGDLPTADVLVDLMAQDKKVVDGQLRFILARGIGQAFVTSDVPREAVLTVLEDALASC; encoded by the coding sequence ATGATGAAGACGGTGCATGTGGCGCTGGGGGCGCGCAGCTATGATGTGGAAATCGGGCCGGGCCTGATTGCCGAGGCGGGCGCGCGGATCGCGCCCCTGCTGGCGCGCAAGCGGGTTGCGGTGCTGACCGACGAGACGGTGGCCGCCCTGCATCTGGAAGCGCTGCGCGAAGGGCTGGCCGCTGGCGGTGTCACGATGGAGGCGCTGGCGCTGCCGCCGGGCGAATCCACCAAGGGCTGGCCGCAGTTCGAACGCGCCGCCGACTGGCTGCTGGACCAGAAGGTCGAGCGCCGCGATGTGGTGGTGGCCTTTGGCGGCGGGGTAATCGGCGATCTGGCGGGCTTTGCCGCCGCCGTGCTGCGCCGGGGGGTGCGGTTCGTGCAGATCCCGACCTCGCTTCTGGCGCAGGTGGACAGTTCGGTGGGCGGCAAGACCGGTATCAATGCGTCCCACGGCAAGAACCTGATCGGCGCCTTTCACCAGCCCTCGCTGGTGCTGGCCGATACTGCGGTGCTGGGCACGCTGACGGCGCGCGATTTCCTCGCTGGCTATGGCGAGGTGGTGAAATACGGGCTGCTGGGCGATGCGGCGTTTTTTGACTGGCTCGAAGGGCAGGGCCCGGCGCTGGCGGCAGGCGACATGGCCGCCCGGGTCGAGGCGGTGACCCGTTCGGTGCAGATGAAGGCCGATATCGTCGCCCGCGACGAGACCGAACAGGGCGACCGGGCGCTGTTGAATCTGGGCCATACCTTCTGTCACGCGCTCGAGGCGGCGACCGGCTATTCCGACCGGCTGTTGCATGGCGAGGGGGTGGCGATCGGCTGTGCGCTGGCATTCGAACTGTCGGCGCGGCTGGGCCTGTGTTCGCAAGAGGACCCAAGCCGGGTGCGCGCGCATCTCAAGGCGATGGGGATGAAGACCGATCTGACCGATATCCCCGGCGATCTGCCGACAGCCGATGTGCTGGTCGACCTGATGGCACAGGACAAGAAGGTGGTGGACGGGCAGTTGCGCTTTATCCTGGCGCGCGGCATCGGTCAGGCCTTTGTCACCTCGGACGTCCCGCGCGAGGCGGTGCTGACTGTACTTGAGGATGCGCTGGCAAGTTGCTGA
- a CDS encoding site-2 protease family protein has protein sequence MTWSFTLGRLFGSELKVHVTFFLLIGWIGVSAYQMGGWPSAVENTAFVLALFACVVAHEYGHALTARRYGIRTPDITLLPIGGLARLDRMPEKPGQEIVVALAGPAVNVAIWAALTLVGVDTRFETLAAIDSAEPDFLGRLAMVNLFLAVFNLIPAFPMDGGRVLRAALSLTMDRVRATRIAAAAGQLVALLFGFAGLSGGNPVLVLIAVFVFIAANAEAQDVAMRAVTRRLLARDAMITRFEALGPTDTLATAAQAVLHTTQHEFPVLDGEGHLLGFVTRARLFAALAADHPRSDPAETVMDREIPQVPLASGLETVLDALYQGAPAVAVTSADGRMLGYVTRENVGELMVIQGR, from the coding sequence ATGACATGGTCCTTCACGCTCGGCCGCCTTTTCGGCTCGGAACTGAAGGTCCATGTCACCTTCTTTCTGCTCATCGGCTGGATCGGCGTTTCGGCCTATCAGATGGGCGGCTGGCCCAGCGCGGTGGAGAACACCGCCTTTGTGCTGGCCCTGTTTGCCTGTGTGGTGGCGCATGAATACGGTCACGCCCTGACCGCGCGCCGATACGGCATCCGTACCCCCGATATCACGCTGCTGCCCATTGGCGGGCTGGCCCGGCTGGACCGGATGCCCGAAAAACCCGGGCAGGAAATCGTCGTGGCTCTGGCTGGTCCAGCGGTGAATGTGGCGATCTGGGCGGCACTCACCCTTGTCGGCGTCGACACTCGGTTCGAAACGCTGGCCGCCATCGACAGCGCCGAGCCCGATTTCCTGGGCCGGCTGGCGATGGTCAACCTGTTCCTGGCGGTGTTCAACCTGATCCCGGCCTTTCCGATGGATGGGGGGCGGGTGCTGCGCGCCGCGCTCAGCCTGACGATGGACCGGGTGCGCGCCACCCGCATCGCCGCCGCCGCCGGGCAGCTGGTGGCGCTGCTCTTCGGCTTTGCCGGTCTCAGCGGCGGCAATCCGGTATTGGTGCTGATCGCGGTCTTTGTCTTTATCGCCGCCAATGCGGAGGCGCAGGATGTCGCCATGCGCGCGGTGACCCGCCGCCTGCTGGCGCGCGACGCGATGATCACCCGGTTCGAAGCGCTTGGCCCGACCGACACGCTGGCCACCGCCGCGCAGGCGGTGCTGCACACCACCCAGCACGAATTCCCGGTGCTGGATGGCGAGGGGCATCTGTTGGGATTCGTGACACGGGCACGGCTGTTCGCGGCGCTGGCGGCGGATCATCCGCGCTCGGATCCAGCGGAAACGGTGATGGATCGCGAGATCCCGCAGGTGCCGCTAGCCAGCGGGCTGGAGACGGTGCTGGACGCGCTTTATCAGGGGGCGCCCGCGGTGGCCGTCACCTCGGCCGACGGGCGAATGCTGGGCTATGTCACCCGCGAGAACGTGGGTGAGCTGATGGTGATTCAAGGGCGGTAA
- the ssb gene encoding single-stranded DNA-binding protein, whose amino-acid sequence MAGSVNKVILVGNLGRDPEVRTFQNGGKVCNLRIATSENWKDRNTGERRERTEWHSVAIFSEGLVRVAEQYLRKGSKVYLEGQLQTRKWQDQSGQDRYSTEVVLQGFGATLVMLDGRGEGGGGGGFGGGQGGGDSYGGGYDSGPAGDPYGGGPSGGGSSSGGGRGRGPASGGIDDDEIPF is encoded by the coding sequence ATGGCTGGCTCGGTCAATAAAGTCATTCTGGTGGGAAATCTGGGCCGCGACCCCGAGGTGCGGACATTTCAGAACGGGGGCAAGGTGTGCAACCTGCGCATTGCCACCTCGGAAAACTGGAAGGATCGCAATACGGGTGAGCGGCGCGAACGGACCGAATGGCATTCGGTCGCCATCTTCAGCGAAGGTCTGGTCCGCGTTGCCGAACAATATCTGCGCAAAGGGTCCAAGGTCTATCTGGAGGGCCAGTTGCAGACGCGCAAATGGCAGGACCAGTCCGGCCAGGACCGCTATTCCACCGAGGTGGTGCTGCAGGGGTTTGGCGCAACGCTGGTGATGCTCGACGGGCGCGGCGAAGGCGGCGGTGGCGGCGGCTTTGGCGGCGGTCAGGGCGGCGGCGACAGCTATGGCGGCGGTTACGACAGCGGCCCGGCGGGCGATCCCTATGGCGGCGGCCCCTCGGGTGGCGGCAGCAGCAGCGGGGGTGGACGCGGACGCGGCCCCGCATCGGGCGGCATCGACGACGACGAGATCCCGTTCTAA
- a CDS encoding lytic transglycosylase domain-containing protein has protein sequence MRRLFSGFIAAAVAVTAMPAGADMFSTKNRRDLFQKQARLLDTRGASQYESSTRLQPPTAQTTPTRRYAGKYKGEYLQMARDAARRHNIPEDLFLRLVQQESGWNPHAKSHKGALGLAQLMPGTARALGVDPGDPYENLDGGARYLSRQYRKFKSWRLALAAYNAGPEAVEKYGDVPPYEETKNYVKVIWGS, from the coding sequence ATGCGCAGGCTCTTTTCCGGTTTCATCGCGGCGGCGGTTGCCGTCACCGCCATGCCTGCGGGTGCGGACATGTTCTCGACCAAGAACCGGCGCGACCTGTTCCAGAAACAGGCGCGGCTGCTCGATACACGGGGCGCCAGCCAGTACGAAAGCTCGACCCGCCTGCAACCGCCCACCGCCCAGACCACGCCGACCCGGCGCTATGCCGGCAAGTACAAGGGCGAATATCTGCAAATGGCCCGCGATGCGGCCCGGCGCCACAATATCCCCGAGGATCTGTTCCTGCGGCTGGTGCAGCAGGAAAGCGGCTGGAACCCGCATGCCAAATCGCACAAGGGCGCGCTGGGACTTGCCCAGCTTATGCCGGGCACCGCGCGGGCGCTGGGGGTCGATCCGGGCGATCCGTACGAGAACCTCGATGGCGGCGCCCGCTATCTGTCGCGGCAATACCGCAAGTTCAAATCCTGGCGCCTGGCGCTGGCGGCCTATAACGCCGGCCCCGAAGCGGTCGAGAAATACGGCGATGTTCCGCCTTATGAAGAGACCAAGAACTACGTCAAGGTGATCTGGGGCAGCTGA
- a CDS encoding SDR family NAD(P)-dependent oxidoreductase: protein MLVDGLSALVTGGASGLGLAVAEALTNAGAKVAFLDLNEEKVSQVADQIGGVGIACDVSDPGAVSDAWAIACGHNGQILIDVNCAGIPGGMRFVGRDGPVDMATFARVIAADFIEAVGVKTKDAARMMALVPLTESGERGIIRLDPGLRLQLR from the coding sequence ATGCTGGTTGACGGTCTTTCCGCGTTGGTTACTGGTGGGGCTTCCGGGTTGGGACTGGCCGTGGCCGAGGCTTTGACAAATGCCGGCGCCAAGGTCGCCTTTCTGGACCTGAATGAAGAGAAGGTGTCACAGGTGGCCGATCAGATCGGCGGCGTTGGTATCGCGTGCGACGTTTCCGACCCGGGTGCAGTGTCCGACGCATGGGCAATAGCCTGCGGGCACAACGGGCAGATCCTCATCGATGTGAACTGCGCAGGTATTCCAGGTGGTATGCGGTTTGTTGGGCGTGACGGTCCGGTGGATATGGCCACCTTTGCTCGGGTCATCGCTGCCGACTTCATAGAAGCGGTCGGCGTCAAGACAAAGGACGCGGCCCGAATGATGGCGCTGGTGCCTTTGACCGAGAGCGGCGAGCGCGGGATCATCCGCCTCGATCCGGGCCTTCGGCTTCAGCTGCGATAG
- the gcvA gene encoding transcriptional regulator GcvA, whose amino-acid sequence MSTRRLPHLTWLRAFEASARHLSFTNAAQELNLTQAAISKQVKLLEHYLREPLFERKPRSLVLTKVGAAYLPKVRDGFERLAAGTEEVFGLRRSEVLTVRAPVGYSVNWIAPRLQGFFDRHPETEVRLVSSVWGDQFDNERFDLDIQYGTGRWPGYKADRLTWEVIKPVCAPSLLEGEHAIRKPADLAHHRLLHVLGYEEGWAEWFRYAKVSGINSGQGLQFDTSLLAFEFASRGGGVALARSSMLGIEIERGRLVEPFNIEAPLQEAFYLISPETGRDHPDAQKFRDWLIETAESDPENRRNRETYRS is encoded by the coding sequence ATGAGCACCCGACGCCTTCCCCATCTGACCTGGCTGCGCGCCTTCGAGGCATCGGCGCGGCATCTGAGTTTCACCAATGCCGCCCAGGAGCTGAACCTGACCCAGGCCGCGATCAGCAAGCAGGTGAAACTGCTGGAGCACTACCTGCGCGAACCCCTGTTCGAGCGCAAACCCCGCAGCCTTGTGCTGACCAAGGTCGGCGCGGCCTATCTGCCCAAGGTCCGCGACGGTTTCGAACGTCTGGCGGCGGGCACCGAAGAGGTTTTCGGTCTCCGGCGCTCCGAGGTGCTGACGGTGCGCGCGCCGGTCGGATATTCCGTCAACTGGATCGCACCCCGGCTGCAGGGTTTCTTTGACCGTCATCCTGAAACCGAGGTCCGTCTGGTGTCCAGCGTCTGGGGCGACCAGTTTGACAACGAGCGTTTTGACCTCGACATCCAGTACGGAACGGGGCGCTGGCCGGGCTACAAGGCTGATCGACTGACCTGGGAAGTGATCAAGCCCGTTTGCGCACCATCCCTTCTGGAAGGCGAACATGCGATCAGAAAGCCGGCGGACCTTGCCCACCACCGGCTCCTGCATGTGCTTGGCTATGAGGAAGGCTGGGCCGAATGGTTCAGGTATGCAAAGGTCAGTGGCATCAATTCAGGTCAGGGGCTGCAATTCGACACCTCGCTGTTGGCATTCGAGTTTGCATCGCGCGGTGGCGGGGTGGCTTTGGCCCGGTCCTCGATGCTCGGCATCGAGATCGAGCGAGGCCGCCTTGTCGAGCCATTCAATATCGAAGCGCCCTTGCAGGAAGCCTTTTACCTTATCTCGCCAGAAACGGGTCGCGATCATCCCGACGCCCAGAAATTCCGGGACTGGTTGATCGAAACGGCTGAGAGCGACCCGGAAAACAGGCGAAACCGCGAGACCTATCGCAGCTGA
- a CDS encoding serine hydrolase domain-containing protein: MPIDSKQGFDPQRLRRISNWMEAHVREGRLSGLAVQIARRGEIAFSERRGYADTATRQPVAPDTIWRIYSMTKPVTSLALLMLYEEGAFQLDQPVADFLPAFCDPRVWKGPGHALDATEPARRQITIHDLLTHQAGIIYGDRQGNALEQALSAAGLDFDRDLVTMGQAVDALAGFPLAFHPGERWFYGLSTDVLGHLVEVISGQPLGAFLKTRILDPLGMKDTGFSVPADKASRVATLYDHSSGGFIPSANQDRCLAPVTLESGGGGLVSTMADYQRFATMLLGRGAFDGGRLLGRKTFDLMVSNHMGGDLASRGQAHFSETTFEGIGFGLGVSVMLDPARAMIVGSPGEFAWGGMASTAFWVDPVEDMTVILMTQLIPSSAYTLRRQLRVLSYQALV, translated from the coding sequence TTGCCGATCGACAGCAAACAGGGTTTCGACCCGCAGCGCCTGCGGCGCATCTCGAACTGGATGGAGGCCCATGTCCGCGAGGGGCGGCTGAGCGGTCTGGCCGTCCAGATCGCAAGACGGGGGGAAATCGCATTTTCCGAACGCAGGGGGTATGCCGATACGGCGACGCGCCAACCGGTCGCCCCCGATACGATCTGGCGCATCTATTCGATGACCAAGCCGGTCACCTCTCTCGCCCTGTTGATGCTTTACGAGGAAGGCGCGTTCCAGCTGGATCAGCCGGTTGCCGATTTCCTGCCGGCTTTCTGCGATCCCCGGGTCTGGAAGGGGCCGGGCCATGCGCTGGACGCGACCGAGCCGGCGCGACGCCAGATCACCATCCATGACCTGCTGACCCATCAGGCCGGTATCATCTATGGCGACCGGCAGGGGAACGCTCTGGAACAGGCCCTTTCGGCAGCCGGGCTCGATTTCGACCGTGATCTTGTCACCATGGGGCAGGCCGTCGATGCGCTGGCCGGGTTTCCGCTGGCCTTTCATCCGGGCGAGCGCTGGTTCTATGGCCTGTCGACCGATGTTCTGGGCCATCTGGTCGAGGTCATCAGCGGGCAACCGCTTGGCGCCTTTCTGAAGACCCGAATCCTTGACCCTCTCGGCATGAAAGACACCGGGTTTTCGGTGCCTGCGGACAAGGCCAGCCGGGTGGCCACGCTCTATGACCACAGCTCCGGGGGCTTTATCCCATCGGCGAACCAGGACCGTTGCCTTGCGCCGGTGACGCTTGAGAGCGGCGGGGGTGGGCTGGTGTCGACGATGGCGGATTACCAGCGTTTTGCGACGATGCTGCTCGGACGCGGTGCCTTTGACGGGGGCAGGCTGCTTGGCCGCAAGACCTTTGATCTGATGGTGTCGAACCACATGGGCGGCGATCTGGCCAGCCGGGGGCAGGCGCATTTCAGCGAAACCACATTCGAGGGGATCGGGTTCGGCCTTGGCGTGTCGGTGATGCTGGACCCGGCGCGGGCAATGATCGTCGGCTCGCCGGGCGAGTTCGCCTGGGGCGGCATGGCCTCGACGGCCTTCTGGGTGGACCCGGTCGAGGACATGACCGTGATCCTGATGACCCAGTTGATCCCATCCAGCGCTTATACGCTGCGCCGTCAGCTTCGTGTGCTGAGTTACCAGGCGCTGGTTTGA